CAAGTATGCGAATCGCCATGGATTCAAAATCGTAATTACCGCGGGAGCGAATGAATTCGATAATCAAGAATGGCAAGTGAAAGAGATGCTGACAGGAACTCAAACCGCTGTGAAAGAAGACGATCTCTTAGAATTCGTCACCCAACTTCTGTCATAAATAAAAGCTCTCATTTTTAAAGAAGTCGAACTCTTAATTCCCAGGCCACTATAGACCTTTACACCATTCCTCTATACAATAATCATACGATCAGATACCTGGCTTCATATAGAGGAGATCTGAGTTATATGGTCCTACGCAGAAACCATTATGACGCCGCTTTTGAAGAATACTTACGTGCGTCAAAGGCTCCATATGTAGCCGTTGACGAAAAACGCAGAGCATTGGTTCAAGACTCATCGATTAAGTCTCTAGATTTTATTGTTTATGCGAACCAGGGGCCAAATCTATTAATCGACGTCAAAGGGAGAACCGAAATTTTTGCAGATCATAATAAAAAACGCCGCTGGGAAAACTGGGCCACAATTGAAGACATTCGGGGGCTTCAACAATGGCAGCAACTTTTTGGTGAGGGTTTTCGTTCTGGTTTTGTTTTTGCTTATGAGCTCCCTATTGATTCTTTTTCCAATAATCTGGAAAGACTTTTTGCTTTTAAAGAACGTCTTTATGCCTTCTATCTAGTTATGATAGATGAATATTGCCTAAAAATGAGACCGCGATCACGTAGCTGGCAGACTGTTTTTCTTCATCAGCAGGACTTTCACGAAGTGCGACAACCTGTAGATGCGCTCATTCGAGTCTGAAAATCTTATCATTTTTCAGGATAATGCTTTAAGAATCATGAAACACTCTGAATCAGCTTTGTCAGCTTATTTATGATATCTCAGTTTATTTATGATATCTCAGTTTTCACTGTGGATTCTTACAAGAATGGTCTTTTCCTAATGCAGTTCTCATGAAAGACTGATACAATTACTAAGTTGAAAAGTATTCATAATGCTTTGACCTGTCGATTCCAACGATCATGCTGAGACTCCATAACATGTTGAAATTATTGCCTGTTTTGTGCTCCGGAACATTCTTATTTTCCGTAACCACAGCCCTTGCGCAAGAAGAAGAGCGAAAAAGTGGTATCGTTCAACAATCTCAGACATCCATCTTTGAGTATCTTCTTATCGCGGTCTTATTTGGGTTAGCATTATTTGCCATCTGCCGAACTAGCCACCGTTCTTGATTACCTCATATTCCTTTATCAACAACACGTTGTTTCAGTTCTAATGCGACCAAAGTCATCGGATATTGAGCGTTCTCCCCGTAAGGTCGTGATTACAGGTATCGGTTTAATTACTCCCTATGGAGTTGGACGGGAATCATCTTGGCAAAAACTTCTCACAGGTCACTCCTCAACACGTCTGCTAGATGATTTATCAAAGCAGCTTAACCAACCAGTCGTCGGTGGCGTCATTCCGGATCGCCAACTCTCATCCACTTCAGTTTCAAGTAAGCACCCGTTTCTAAAGGAACCTTCCATTACCTTGGCACTAAGGGCCACAGAAGAAGCAATCCTTGACGCTGGCTTAAATCTGGATGAGATGTCTAAAGATTCAATCGGGTGTGTCATCGGGTCTAGCAAAGGGGGGATGGCCAGTTTTGCACAAGCATCTGAATTAAGACGCATGGCCCCAGCAACGGAACAGCAAGTCCCGGATTCATTCTGGTTGCAGTGCTTTCCCAATGCAGCCAGCCACTCTGTCGCAGCTCACTTTGATCTGCAAGGGGCCGCCTTAACACCTGTTTCGGCATGTGCTACCGGGGTTTCGAGTGTGATGAGAGCAGCTGAATTAATACGTGATGGTGTCTGCGATACGGTTTTTGCTGGAAGTGCAGATGCTTCCCTGTTACCGACAGTATTAGGTTCATTTCAGCGTATGGGAGTCTTAGCCAAAGACATTCAAAGACCCAAAGAAGCTTGTAAGCCCTATGATTGTAGACGAAATGGATTTGTCGTCGGCGAAGGTGCAGGAATCCTCGTACTGGAATCGCTGGAACATGCGTTAAATCGAAACGTCATTCCTTATGCTGAATGGTTAACCGGAACTTGTGGTTCCGACTCGACCCATTTGATGCAATTTGACCCTGCAGCGGAAAGCCTCGCAAAACTGATTTCTAGACTGCTACGACAAACCAGCGTATCTCCATCTGAAATCGACTACATCAACTTGCATGGTACAGGAACTCAGATCAACGACCTCTATGAAACACGTGCGCTTCATACTGCGATGGGTTCTTTCTCTAAGAGGATTAGTTGTTCCAGCCTTAAAGGCGGAATGGGACATTTACTGGGGGCTGCGGGAAGTGTGGAGTTAGGATTCACATTGTTAGCAATGCGTGACAATCTCGTCCCTCCAACAATTAATTTAAAAGAACCTGATCCACGGTGTGATCTGAATTATACACCATTCACAGCTGAGTCTAAAGAAATTAAGACCGCGCTGAAACTCTCCTTCGGTTTCGGAGGACATCTGGTTGCAGGCATCGTAAGGAAATGGGATCATTCCTAACCACGCTGGCTATAGTGCAAATCGAGCTGATTTCACAAATTTTCGAAACTCTTTCTCAACTTTCATTAACTGGTCACGCGGACCTGTTAATTTGAGATAAAAGTCTCTGGGACTACGGGGAATCGCGACTCCAATCATTCTCATTCCCGATTTAGTAGCAGACTCTAAACCTATCCCAGATTCAAATGTGCCTCTTAAATCCAGCCAGATCACATCCGTATTGTCCACTCGAATTGTTTCCTGTGTCGGAGTTTCTCCAGGAGGTAACTGAAACTGACCTCTCCACCTCTGTAAATTGGCATCAATACCTCCCCCAACTGAAGAAAGCGTTAATTTGACTTGGTCCCCCGCCTTGGGGATTCTAAAACTGGCAGAGATTAAGCCTTGTTGAGCGGGAGATAAGGGAACTTCTTCCCATCCCTCAGGCACGTGAAATACAATTCCGTCGTATTTTTTCTTTCCAGACACTTGTGTCTTTGGCATGCTCGGTTTTGAATGATTCAAGTGAAGCGGTTCGGCTTCGGGAAGCGGCAAATCAAAGTTTGATTCAGTGTCATCGGTATGACAACCGTAAAAACCTAATATCATAGATAGAAGAAAAAATGCAACAAATCGAACCTGTCGAAAAATCTGATTCACTTTAAGCCCCCTACATATGACGGAGAATACAATTTGATGAATTCCGTTAATAGGAGTTTAGTCTATCAATTGAGGCACAGTTCATCCAGACTTGAAGTATCATCGTTATACTTTTGTGAAAGGCGGATGATCTCCTCCCGAATCTCAAAATAGGCCTCAATTACATCTGGGTCCCATTGAAACCCTTTACCTTGTTTGAAAATCGATTCAAGTTTTTCCAGAGGCATTCCATTTCGGTAAGGGCGGTCACTGCCCATTGCATCATAAGCATCCGCGACAGCAATGATACGCGCCATCAACGGAATGTCATTACCTTTCAATTTGTCTGGATATCCAAGTCCATCGATTTGCTCATGATGATTTCGAACACCTGGCAAAATATTCTGTAATTTTTTGATCCCTGATAAGATTTTGTAACCAATCATGGGATGTTTTTGAATTTGAGCGAATTCTTTATCTGTCAGTTTCCCTTCCTTACGAAGAATTCCATCATCAACTCCAATTTTACCGATATCGTGCAATAAACCAGAGAGATAGATATCCTGCAAAAATTCACCAGTGTATCCCAAACGTTTCGCTAATTGCTGTGCAATTAAAGCAACTCGCTCACTATGACCTCTCGTATAAGGATCTTTGGCATCCAATGTTGAAATGAAGGATTTAACAAAGCTCAACGTCAGCTCTTCCTGTTGAGCATAGAGATCGACGTTCCTCAAGTGGGTTCCTAAAAACGATGCAATCGAATTTAAAAGACTGGCCTGGATCGTCCCATATTCATCACTTTTGATCAAATTACAACTTAAAATCCAACCGTATGAGTTGGTACCATCTGAAATGGGTACTAAAACCAGGTTTTTGAGTTCTGGAAACTCAAGTGAAAGCAATGAACTTTCTACCTGATTGATCACCAATGGTTGATTCCAATTATGACCGTCAAACTGAGCAACAAGGCGCGCTAAATTTAACTCATCAAAATCGACTTTACTGTCTGCCATAAATTGAGACGTGCACTCTTGCCCTTCAAACCAGATCACGTTGGTCTCTGCTTCGATCAAATTTCCGATTCGATCCAAACATAGTGTTCCCAGTTGTTCTGGACTTTCAGATATTTTTAAATGCTGTGCCACTTCGTGTAACAGGCTGATTTCCTCGAATGTCTCATCCAGACATTCTGACAGATTATCGACTTCCTCATTCAAATCACCAAGCTGTTGTTCCTCTTCAATATGAAGGATCGCAAGGCTTAGCAGAGCATGTAACGATTTAATGTCCAGGACCCTTTGCAATTCGATCCAGGAATCTAATTCTTCGATAGCCCATTCTCTTTCAACAGCCGCTAATACCATTTCAGTTAGCTTGCGTTTTTCTTTAGAAAAGACAAAACCAGCGGCTGTAATTTTATGAAAATCATCTTCAATCAATGGAAAAATAAAATGAGAAACTCCATTCGTACTTTCAGTCAGCGTTAACCCATCCACATTTTTGATTTCGTTCAAAACATCTTCAGGAAAGAAAGGGAGAGCCTGGGTGCTTGTTTTGTCCAAAATCATCCCCGTTTTTGAATCAAAACAGAACATCGTCAGACCGGTTAGCTCTGAAATTCGCTTCATATTGCTGATAGCTAGCTCAATCTTTGCGTCGATTTGCAAGTCGAGCTCCCAGACACCACTATGTTTGCTGAAGTTAGATAACTTCTTTAATGAATCAGTCGTTCCTAAAACCATGAGGCTACTCTCTACTTTCTAAAGGAATTTTCCCAATAAAAAGTTAGTTCGTAGTCTTGAGTTCGCAAACAAGATTTCTCAATCTGCACTTAAATAACTCATTCTTAACCCAAATTAGCCATTTTTTTGCCCCCAGACACATTGAGTTTGCCCACAAGTTCATAGAAAAAACATCGTGAACATCGAGCTAAGTATCTGAATTTAAATCAAGATAACACCATTGTTGTGCTTTGTGGCTTTATTCATTCCAGGATCAGCGACACATATAAAGTTTTACCATAAAGACACTTACAGCGTTAAGATCATAACCATCAAGTATATGAATTGTTAAATTGGAAGCGGGACGGTGTTCACTACAAACTTAGCATCAAAATGAGAGTCTGCCCCATGAAAGTCCGTTTATATGGATTGTTAGAAATAATCCAAATTAACAGCCGGAAGTGTAATAGATTTCTCAAACACCAGAATTGATGGGTAAACATGTCGAAACATCCAATATTGATAACTGGAAATCAATCTAGGATGGCAGGTCAGAGATATTGAGAACTCTGATTTTAAGGATCGGAATCAGTCTTGCGATATCGAGCGCTCACTTGGTTTAACTGCTGTCTCTCTTTCGGAGTCAATGACTCCAATCCAAATTCATGTACTTTATGAAGTAATGAATCAAGTTGCTTTTCAGCGTTCAAGTTTTTTTCTCGTTCACGAAGTTCTTTCTGAAGCTTTCTTTTTTTCCGCCACTGCTGAAAAAATCCAATCTTTTTCTCCCCCAGTTGACCGCTAGATCGCTCTAAACTTGTATAACCCTGCGAAAAATCATAACCAAAGGTGGAATCATCGTAGGAGTCCTGATTGGATACTGTTGAAAACTCTAACAAGTTAAGCATCAACAATAATGCACTAAAAAAGACGACCCACACAGCCAAGCTGCAAAGGCCGATTACCATTCCGAGCCCGCCGATCCAGAAGCTCACGTTAAATAGGACCATATGGACCACTGTCTCATCAAAGCGGCGTGAGAGAATGATCTGTAAAATTTTTCCTCCATCTAGAGGAAGCATAGGGATCAAATTAATCAATAAAAGAAGCCAATTAATATTAAATATCATCAACAGGACCGCCTGACCGAGATTATTATCTAGATCAATGCCAGGCAATTGAAAGGGATTTAAAGATTGTGAAAGTTCACCTGACCAGATCACTGCGGGAATTGTAATTGCACAGAGCAGCAGATTAACGATCGGACCACCCAAAATTGTCAGAATTTGTGCAGTAGTAGCATGAGCAGGATTACAGGAAACAAGCCCACCTAACGGCCATAATATAATCTGATCGCCTTCTCCACCTGTCATTCGGCAGGCCACGACGTGACCCATCTCATGTAGAAAGACACTCAAAAAAAGAATGCTGAATAACGCAATTCCCAATCCCAATGAGTAATGAACCCAAAAAACGAGAAGTAAAACAGGTAGAAAAATACTGACACGGACCTGAGTTAGAAACCAAGTCCCAATGGGAAATGACCAATGTAATGGGTTCGACCGACTCATCTTACAAAAACCTGAAGAATTTAAACCTATCTCGCTTAATTTCAGATCAATTCAAAAAGCAAATTCGGCGTTTCAACTTCAGTATTCTTGACTCATACCAGTATGATACACGGCGAATTAACTCTTGAAAATTCCACTCTTTTTCTTTAGTGAATCATAATCAATTTAGTAGGCTAAAACATCCCCAAAAAATTTTTCTCACCAATTCCTGCAGCAATTTTCTTTAAACTCTCCCACTCGAAATCTCCAATTTGATGGACGCAAGTAGTTGAAATCGCTAGTACTCCAACAACTTGATCATTTTCAAAAATTGGTACCGCATATGATTGTTGTGCTCCAAATTTTTTTAGCCATTCAGAAGACCCTTGAAGTCCAGATTCTCCTCGTAATGTCCCAATCGCAGGTTTTCTCTCAACTACCGCTTTTACAATCCCTAAGCCCTTATTATCTAACGAAACTTGTTTTGTAAACGAAGTAAATTGTTTACGTATATGTTCATCCATTTCAGTTACTGCTCGAAACCCTATTTGAGTTAGCTGGCCCTGATTATCACAGCGCCACATACCTATGGCCCTTGCTTTGAGAAAGTCCATGATTCGATCCAAAACAGGCGCGAACGTTTTTTCCCGAAATGCTTGCTCGATCTGTTCCAGTATGTCATCAATCTGTTGTTGCATCTATACTTTACTCCTTCGAAATATTTGGCTCCAAACTGACTACAGTCTGTTTTAACATGAGAACTGTGAGTGAATCCGCTGATTCACTCACATCGCAACACTAAATGTATCTGCTTTAACCAAAGAAGTCAGCCAGCTCCTAGATAATCCTTGAACGAAAGGCTATCTACTGTATACAATATAATTTACAGTTTTAATTCAAAATACTTAACAATACACTTCTGAGTTCAGCCATAAAAAGATACGTTCAACATCTCAATCTACGGATTTTTCACAGCTCAATACTTTCCAAACTCTGACAATTTTAAACATATCGGACTACTGATCATGGATCTTCCTACTTGTCCCTCTTGTGGTGCATCAGTTCTTGATGAAGACGCCGCAGATTGCCCTTTTTGTGGTGCAGCCATGTCCGCGTCTGCTGCTTCTGGAAAGCCCAGTGGAACCAAGCAGCCATCCCAAGAACCTTCTATTAAAAAAGCTCCCAATAACAAACGGACAAAGCGTGAAACAATCGTCGACGATGATCCCTTCGACCTGGAACGACAGCAACAAACAACAAAAGTAATTCCCTTATTGCGAAAACCAGTTAAGGGTAAAATGTTTCGTGTTGTATGTCCGATGTGTGATACACCTGGATTTGCATCTTCTAAAGTCGTAGGAAAAGAAGTCAAGTGCCGTAATTCAGAATGCTTAGCTCCTGTATTCCAGGTTCCTAATCCAGACACTAAAGATCAAAAGTCCACTGAGCAGGAAAAACCCAAGGAAAAGAAAAAGTCTAAACTACCCCTCGTCACTGTTGTGCTAGTGGCTGTTGTGTTACTGGGTGGTGGATATTACTACTTAACTCGTGTTCCCGATGGTTCAGAATTGAGTAAGCCTTTTGATCACTCAGCTTTTGAAGATGCATCCAGGAAATCATTCAGCACTCCCACCAATAACAAAACGAATTCTCCTGATGCCAACTCTAATCTTAAGACTGGATCGAGCAAAACGTCTCCAAAGCCCCAGAAGTCTACGCAAGCTGTTCAAAAAGAAGCGTTAGAGATGATTATTGAGCTTTCTCGTGCTAGAGAAAATCGAAGTAAGCCATATAGTAGGCGATTAGCGGCTGAAGCCTATGCACTCTCTGGTGATATTAAATCTTCTCAGGAACAGATCGACTACATTGATCGGGTTAGTCCACGACTCCCTTTTTATAAAATTTTCCCTCTGATCGAAATTGGCTGGCTTCAGTTAAAAGAAAAAGATAGCTCTGGCTTGAAAACAACACTGGACCAAACAGGACAGCTTTCAAAACAAATTCCCGAATATGGGGGGAGAGACACTCTTGATCTTATTGCACGACTTGCGGCATTCTGGATTGCTGCAGGCAAAGAAGATCTGGCTGAGACCTTAATAAGAAAATATCAAAAAAAGGATAGCCTAGCACAACTATCAGCTCATCTTCAGGTCGCACATGAAACGAATCAATATAATTTTGAGTCTTTGATTGACCTGCACCAACAATGGAATTCTCCACAGTGGGTAGCAGTTACCTTAATTCTTATCAACAAAGGTTATCCACAAGAAGCTTTAAACTGGGCTGCACTTGCACCTGAACCTATCGCTCGAACAGAAGCGGTGACAGAATGGGCTTTATCTCAAGTAGCACGGGCTGTCAGTCAAAAGCAGAAACTAGAAACATCTCTTATTCAACCTGCTGAAACGAAGCTGTCTTCAACTGGAAGCGCGTTTATGTACGCGCTATGCGCCCAAAAATTAATCTCACTGAACTTACCCAACCCAGCAGAGATTTTTTTGGAAAAATCAAAATCGTTTCTTACGAGTACACCAATACCTGACCCCATAGAATTGGGAAATATCAAAGCTGTAAATGATTTAGTTCTTCCTCTGACAGCCCCTTTAAAAATGTTGGCTGAGGCAAATTTACAAATTGCCAGCGTCGAATCTAAATTAGGAAAAAAGGTAGAAGCAACAAAGTTCCTCAACAATGCTGTACAATCAATTCGTGCGATTGCACCGAGTGTCGAAGCAGTTCAAAGTAAAATAAATGAAACATCTAACTTTAATTTTAAAGATCAAATCAAAGAAGCTCTTAACCTAAGTAGCAATGATCGGGTCAGAAGAGGGATCAACGAGTACCGAAAACAATTGCGAAAATTAAAATCTGCTGCAGAAAATAGACTCGCGCTTTTGATTCAGCTTCTTTCGCAAGCCTCTCGATCTCAATTAGCCGCAGATGCCTGGAAAATCGCTTTGGAAAGCCATGAGACCACAAACGTTAATCTCAAAGACGCACTTTTGCAGTCCAGCTTGCCTGCTGTCATTATTCAATCTGTGGATCAGAGTAACAATGAGTTAGTTTCACAGATCAAAAAAACTTTGAATGACAGTATTTCAGGGTTATCTAAAGAGGATTTGCTGATTCAACAAGTTAGTTCTCTGGTAAAAAATGGGAGACCAGAACAGGCGGCACATGATATCAATCAGTCAGATCTTAAAAAAGCGTGGAAAGCACAGCTTTCTCTGCAGTTATTATCGATCTTGATGAATAAAAACCAATTCGAACAGACAATTCAGTTTATTACTGCTCTTGACGATCCGATTTTGCGCGAAGACATGTTGAATACGCTTAGTGCAGTTGCGGTCATAGAGGGTAACATCTCTGTCATAGAAAAACTTCTACAGAGTAACCCTTATACCCCAACCGAAAAAATCTCAGGCTATCTAGGGCTAATCTATGGTATTCAAGCCCTTCCAAATGAGCAGGCAGGCACATCAACCCCACAGGCACAACCGAAAAACTTGTAAACTTTTATGTAAGTCAAATGTCCTGTAAGTTATGCCTTAGTTCTATTTTTTCTTTATTAGTTGCCAAACATCAGTAACTATTTCGAGGAATCTCCGCCGAACTTTAATTTAGGCATTTCAAAGTTCCAAAGCAAAACAAATGAACATAAGAACCCTTCCCTGGATTCACCAAGCATACTGAATTTTGATTTCAACGATTTCAGACTTTAGCTATTTCTTCAACCAGAGTTCCCTATTCAACATTTTCATTATAAACTAACATCTCCAAATTGTAGTTTTTGAATTACGAACTGGTTTAAATTAAATTTGTTTCAAACCCAAACAATTAATCTCAGATCCCAATGATCCTCAGAAATACATCATGGAGGAATTGTATGAGCCGCATTGCTCATTTTGCTTTTATCCTGTCAATTGGATTCTTGATCCCGAACACAGTAATTGCTGAAAACGCTTCTGCTCCTAACATCTCTCTTGTCCAAATTAATGCAGATGGCATGATTGCAGACCTCAAATATCTGGTTCTGGATCTAGCCAATGACAAGAAGGGATGGAACAATCTTGAGGAAATCCTTCCTACATTCCTCGATGGAATTGACAAAAAACGCCCAATGCGTATCGACATCTTGCTTGGGGAGAACCAGCAGGAACGTTATCGGTTAATTCTTCCCATCAGTAATTTAAAAGACTTTCGTAACAACCTGGAAGTTTTTGAAATCTCATCAAAAAAGCAAAGGAATGGCCCTTATAAATTAGGTAATCTTTTTCAAGGATTTATGAAGTACTTGCAAGATTTCAAGTATGTCGTGATTTCTGAAAAACTCTCGGAAGTGGATGAGATCAAAGATCCGCTCAAAAGAGTTCAAGAGCTCTTGAACGAAAAATATGACTTCAGTGCTTTGATTACTAATGAAAAAGAAGGAGTCGATGCGCGTAAAAAAACAATGGATAACACGCGCAAACAATTACTTGCTGCGATCCAGAAAAAACGAGACGAAACAGAAAGTGCATTTGAACTAAGAAAACTGGCGTTCACTCACCAGATGGATGAAGTGGAGAGGCTGTTTGCAGAATCCGAAAAAATGGTTATTGGTTGGACGACTGATGCGACAAAGAATGAGGGTCGTCTTGACTTTACATTAAAGGCCATTGAAGGCACTTCGCTGAACGACAGCATAGAACAGTTTGCCAAAAAGCCCAGCTATTTTGCTAATGTTCCTGTGAAGCAAGACGGAATTCTGAATGGCAGAATCAATCATCCACTGGATGAAATGAGAAAAAAAAATATTACCGATTTTTACAAATTACTTCTTCCCACTTTGAAAGAACGTATTACAAAAAACGAAAAACTGTCAGAAGAACAAAAGACTGCTGCTACAAAAGTTTCTGAACTCGTCATTCAAATGCTTGATGCAGGTAAAGAGACTTCCCTGATCGATGGATTCATCGATACGAATCCTGTAGTCGATGGGGAAAATGAACTTTTGGGAGGCATTCGATCAAAAGATGGAGCGAAACTCAGAGAGATTGTTGAGCTTCTTCCCAAAGTACTCAAAAATCAAACGGTTGAACTCGATGTTGTCAAGGAAGACACTCTGAGCGTTCACAAAATCAATATTAAAGAACAGTACCAAGATGGTTTTGACGAACTTTTTGGGGCAGGGGAGGCTTTATATGTGGGAAGTACACCTGATGCACTTTGGATGGCTGCAGGCCCTAATTCTATAGAACGTATCAAAACAGCTGCCAAGCTAGTGAGTGAAGCTCCTCCTGAAACGGTCAATCCTAATGTCATTGAACTGAATGTGAAGACACTTCCCTGGTTAAAAATGGTCAACAAACTCCGGGGCAAGAAAGGGAATCAGGAAATGCGTGAGATTGCCTTAGAATCTCTGACGGATACTGATGACACCTTCACGTTTGTCATGAAAAAAGAAGAGCATTCTATCGATGGCAAGGCGAAATTAGATAAAGGAATTCTAAAATTCATCGGAAATCTCATTGCCAAGTTCTCAAAAGAAACTCTGTAAGTCCCACTATTCAGAAAGTGAAAGCAGATTAATTCATGATCAATATACTAATTTGAGTTTGTAGAAGTGAGTATGCAATTTTTACTTCATACTCACTTCTATTTTGATTCAAGTCAGAAGCTTCTTTTAAGATCCTGACAAGAGAAGAAGAATTAATCCCAATCTTCCATTATTTCTTGCAGTTGTTCTTCTTCGATTTGATCCATAGAAAGCTCTACTAATTGATCTTCAACCGAATGAGGATTCATGTTCACTGCACGACGCTCGATTGGTTGTTCCTCAGCTTTTTGCTTGGTCACAACTACTGATGCCAGATTCGGTCTCTTAGAAGAATGAGGCGAATTCGCACCTTGAAAGCCATCAGGTTGAGTAAATTTTCGCACTTTTTCCAGAAACTCTGACTTGGAAAAACTGGTTTTGATGATGTAATCGTTTGCTCCACCATGAATAGCAGCAACTACTGTTTCCTTACTTGCATCGGATGTCAGCATGATAATTTTTGTCTGACTAAGAGTTGGATGTGAACGAAACGCCTTCAACGTTTGTAGCCCATCCCAAACAGCCATTTGCACGTCAACGATCGCAACATCCGGAGGGTATTCTAAAGCTTTATAAAATCCCTCAGAACCATCACTGGCTACAGAAACAATGTACTCTCTCCGTAAAAATGAAACCATTAAATTTCTAAAGAGCGGATCATCGTCAATGACTAAAACTCGCGGCGTTGATTTTTCGGAAGCCTGTAGCATGAGAGGAGCCTACTTCAAAAAACAATTCAATTTAAGACTTACTAGAAGGAGCAATAGAATCAAAGACTTCGTTTAAAACGAGCAGCATCTCCTGAGAACGATGATCTAATTCAACAAGATCAGTAATTATAGAGTTCTCATCAGTTTCTGATAATTCCGAATCTGGTTCTACGAGTATCTCTGTATCGCTCATGAATATTCTCTCAGTTATTCTGATCATCCCAAACTATAAGAGGCCAAATCACAAATGTATCCAAGTGTTGTCCGTTGATAAAAAATAGGCCAGCTTTAAACAGATGACCTGTCTTTCTAGCAAAAATGGTCTGATAAGGGATTTCTTAGCGTAGGCATTCCATCCAAACAGTAAAATCGGAACAGTAAGACCAACTAGACGAACCCAGAAGTTCTAAACGACTTGACAATTCTACTTGCTGTCAAATCTGATGGTGCCATCCCAATCAGTAGGCGCAACCCTGTTATTTCGAGTAATCTGCTGGGCAAGAAAATCCTGAGCACGATCAGAGGGAGGAAT
The Gimesia aquarii DNA segment above includes these coding regions:
- a CDS encoding HYExAFE family protein, encoding MVLRRNHYDAAFEEYLRASKAPYVAVDEKRRALVQDSSIKSLDFIVYANQGPNLLIDVKGRTEIFADHNKKRRWENWATIEDIRGLQQWQQLFGEGFRSGFVFAYELPIDSFSNNLERLFAFKERLYAFYLVMIDEYCLKMRPRSRSWQTVFLHQQDFHEVRQPVDALIRV
- a CDS encoding PleD family two-component system response regulator; the encoded protein is MLQASEKSTPRVLVIDDDPLFRNLMVSFLRREYIVSVASDGSEGFYKALEYPPDVAIVDVQMAVWDGLQTLKAFRSHPTLSQTKIIMLTSDASKETVVAAIHGGANDYIIKTSFSKSEFLEKVRKFTQPDGFQGANSPHSSKRPNLASVVVTKQKAEEQPIERRAVNMNPHSVEDQLVELSMDQIEEEQLQEIMEDWD
- a CDS encoding HD-GYP domain-containing protein; protein product: MVLGTTDSLKKLSNFSKHSGVWELDLQIDAKIELAISNMKRISELTGLTMFCFDSKTGMILDKTSTQALPFFPEDVLNEIKNVDGLTLTESTNGVSHFIFPLIEDDFHKITAAGFVFSKEKRKLTEMVLAAVEREWAIEELDSWIELQRVLDIKSLHALLSLAILHIEEEQQLGDLNEEVDNLSECLDETFEEISLLHEVAQHLKISESPEQLGTLCLDRIGNLIEAETNVIWFEGQECTSQFMADSKVDFDELNLARLVAQFDGHNWNQPLVINQVESSLLSLEFPELKNLVLVPISDGTNSYGWILSCNLIKSDEYGTIQASLLNSIASFLGTHLRNVDLYAQQEELTLSFVKSFISTLDAKDPYTRGHSERVALIAQQLAKRLGYTGEFLQDIYLSGLLHDIGKIGVDDGILRKEGKLTDKEFAQIQKHPMIGYKILSGIKKLQNILPGVRNHHEQIDGLGYPDKLKGNDIPLMARIIAVADAYDAMGSDRPYRNGMPLEKLESIFKQGKGFQWDPDVIEAYFEIREEIIRLSQKYNDDTSSLDELCLN
- a CDS encoding M50 family metallopeptidase, which codes for MSRSNPLHWSFPIGTWFLTQVRVSIFLPVLLLVFWVHYSLGLGIALFSILFLSVFLHEMGHVVACRMTGGEGDQIILWPLGGLVSCNPAHATTAQILTILGGPIVNLLLCAITIPAVIWSGELSQSLNPFQLPGIDLDNNLGQAVLLMIFNINWLLLLINLIPMLPLDGGKILQIILSRRFDETVVHMVLFNVSFWIGGLGMVIGLCSLAVWVVFFSALLLMLNLLEFSTVSNQDSYDDSTFGYDFSQGYTSLERSSGQLGEKKIGFFQQWRKKRKLQKELREREKNLNAEKQLDSLLHKVHEFGLESLTPKERQQLNQVSARYRKTDSDP
- a CDS encoding GAF domain-containing protein, whose translation is MQQQIDDILEQIEQAFREKTFAPVLDRIMDFLKARAIGMWRCDNQGQLTQIGFRAVTEMDEHIRKQFTSFTKQVSLDNKGLGIVKAVVERKPAIGTLRGESGLQGSSEWLKKFGAQQSYAVPIFENDQVVGVLAISTTCVHQIGDFEWESLKKIAAGIGEKNFLGMF
- a CDS encoding beta-ketoacyl-[acyl-carrier-protein] synthase family protein → MRPKSSDIERSPRKVVITGIGLITPYGVGRESSWQKLLTGHSSTRLLDDLSKQLNQPVVGGVIPDRQLSSTSVSSKHPFLKEPSITLALRATEEAILDAGLNLDEMSKDSIGCVIGSSKGGMASFAQASELRRMAPATEQQVPDSFWLQCFPNAASHSVAAHFDLQGAALTPVSACATGVSSVMRAAELIRDGVCDTVFAGSADASLLPTVLGSFQRMGVLAKDIQRPKEACKPYDCRRNGFVVGEGAGILVLESLEHALNRNVIPYAEWLTGTCGSDSTHLMQFDPAAESLAKLISRLLRQTSVSPSEIDYINLHGTGTQINDLYETRALHTAMGSFSKRISCSSLKGGMGHLLGAAGSVELGFTLLAMRDNLVPPTINLKEPDPRCDLNYTPFTAESKEIKTALKLSFGFGGHLVAGIVRKWDHS